One Actinomadura viridis genomic region harbors:
- a CDS encoding HEAT repeat domain-containing protein, translating to MLIGDVARRSGVSARMLRHYESLGLVRPSGRTGAGYREYSGEDIRRIFHIESLRSLGLSLREVGCALDDPGFKPSELVDDLVRRTRERIAAETELLTRLRRIGAAEPAGWEDVLQIVALLQALGSESAGKRQRAALSSAEVPVEALVEAALSETDPNVAGALRWALAQTGDGGSALLAEGLGSPTAEVRERAVQAIAEIPGGEATALLRDALTNSDAAVRRCAALALGARGVADAVPTLIDMIAEEANGADAADALSALASDPAVADRIATGLADRLASGAIGSSARRRLAEALADVPGVTASRALADLSQDEDRAVALTATYILKLRDAR from the coding sequence ATGTTGATCGGTGACGTGGCCCGGCGGTCCGGGGTCAGCGCCCGCATGCTCAGGCATTACGAGTCGCTCGGCCTGGTGCGGCCGTCGGGCCGCACCGGGGCCGGCTACCGGGAGTACTCCGGGGAGGACATCCGGCGGATCTTCCATATCGAGAGCCTGAGGTCCCTGGGGCTGTCGCTGCGTGAGGTCGGATGCGCGCTGGACGATCCCGGGTTCAAGCCCTCGGAGCTCGTCGACGACCTCGTCCGCCGGACGCGAGAACGCATCGCGGCCGAGACGGAACTGCTCACGCGACTCCGCCGGATCGGTGCCGCGGAACCCGCTGGCTGGGAGGACGTCCTCCAGATCGTCGCGCTTCTCCAGGCATTGGGGTCGGAGAGCGCCGGGAAGCGCCAGCGCGCTGCCCTGTCCTCGGCCGAGGTCCCGGTGGAGGCTCTGGTCGAGGCGGCGTTGAGCGAGACGGACCCGAACGTCGCCGGGGCCCTTCGATGGGCCCTGGCGCAGACGGGCGATGGCGGATCGGCGCTGCTGGCGGAGGGCCTCGGCTCACCGACGGCCGAGGTGAGGGAACGCGCCGTCCAGGCCATCGCCGAGATCCCGGGCGGTGAGGCGACCGCACTGCTGCGGGACGCCCTCACGAACTCCGACGCCGCGGTCCGCAGGTGTGCGGCCCTGGCCCTCGGGGCACGTGGGGTGGCCGACGCGGTCCCGACGCTCATCGACATGATCGCAGAGGAGGCGAACGGCGCCGACGCGGCCGATGCGCTGAGCGCGCTGGCGAGCGATCCCGCGGTGGCGGACCGGATCGCCACCGGGCTCGCCGACCGCCTCGCCTCCGGCGCCATCGGATCGTCCGCACGTCGGCGGCTGGCCGAGGCGCTCGCGGACGTCCCGGGGGTCACGGCGTCACGTGCGCTCGCGGATCTGTCTCAGGACGAAGACCGCGCCGTCGCGCTCACTGCGACGTACATCCTCAAGCTGCGCGACGCACGATGA
- a CDS encoding HEAT repeat domain-containing protein has product MAMPEQDTNAVRALRALESADSSVRLKAAMAVGTTPDPKFVDTLIERCAVEPEFFVRDMLTWALTRHPSSMTVPRLIDELRSERAQARSQALHTLSKVGDRRAWPAITRALLTDADDEVARSAWRAAVVLVPEGEESGLAGVLATQLGRGERAMRLSLSRALIELGEVIMPVLRAAMKDLDPGVRRHAIATERLLRDPDAGFEFAIEEAKRLVALGPTGQEGG; this is encoded by the coding sequence ATGGCCATGCCGGAACAGGACACGAACGCGGTGCGAGCCCTCCGGGCGCTGGAGAGCGCCGACTCGTCGGTGCGGCTGAAGGCGGCGATGGCGGTCGGCACGACCCCGGACCCGAAGTTCGTCGACACGCTGATCGAACGATGCGCGGTCGAGCCCGAGTTCTTCGTGCGCGACATGCTGACGTGGGCACTCACCCGCCACCCGTCATCGATGACGGTCCCCAGGCTCATCGATGAACTCCGTTCGGAGCGTGCGCAGGCACGGAGCCAGGCGCTGCATACGCTGTCCAAGGTCGGGGATCGGCGGGCGTGGCCGGCGATCACGCGGGCGCTTCTGACCGACGCCGACGACGAGGTGGCGCGGAGCGCGTGGCGGGCGGCGGTCGTGCTCGTGCCCGAAGGGGAGGAATCCGGGTTGGCCGGGGTGCTGGCGACACAGCTCGGGCGCGGCGAGCGTGCGATGCGGCTGAGCCTCAGCCGGGCGCTGATCGAGCTGGGCGAGGTGATCATGCCGGTCCTGCGCGCCGCCATGAAGGATCTCGACCCTGGCGTGCGTCGGCACGCGATCGCGACGGAACGGCTGTTGCGCGACCCGGACGCCGGGTTCGAGTTCGCGATCGAGGAGGCGAAGCGCCTCGTGGCCCTGGGCCCGACCGGGCAGGAGGGGGGATAG
- a CDS encoding DUF3817 domain-containing protein, translated as MEAAINRYRVMAIVVGVMLLLVVFVGMPVRYIGGNGTPSAIISPIHGALYIVYLAIAFDLYRKANWPLKQMVLMVTAGLIPFLAFFIERRIVGDARAELERRDAKQDTRPADLETQAPGQV; from the coding sequence GTGGAAGCCGCCATCAACCGGTACCGCGTCATGGCCATCGTCGTCGGCGTGATGCTGCTGCTGGTGGTCTTCGTCGGCATGCCGGTCCGCTACATCGGGGGCAACGGCACCCCCTCGGCGATCATCTCCCCGATCCACGGCGCGCTCTACATCGTTTATCTGGCCATCGCCTTCGACCTCTACCGCAAGGCGAACTGGCCGCTGAAGCAGATGGTCCTGATGGTGACCGCCGGCCTGATCCCGTTCCTCGCGTTCTTCATCGAGCGCAGGATCGTCGGCGACGCCCGCGCGGAGCTGGAGAGGCGCGACGCGAAGCAGGACACCCGGCCCGCCGACCTGGAGACCCAGGCCCCCGGCCAGGTCTGA
- a CDS encoding MFS transporter, whose translation MTVADKTAERARSGRHPRQRRVLGVLTASQVLGGIGAGTGITISTLAAATLSGSEAVGGLAQTSAVAGAGVLAVPMARMADRHGRRAALSLAYGCAAVGMTIAAVAAALENWPLLAIGLFLAGGGSAGGLAARYAATDLSGPRHTARDLSLVVWATTIGSIAGPNLADPADRIGQELGLAPWAGPYGLAAITFGLTLVAIWALLRPDPLQTARLLQRPSAGEPQEEALPEPAGAAPAAPVAPGRGRRKGRARRGSGGWHVLRTVPRARLAVAGIVVSHVVMVSVMVMTPVHLNHGHAGLSVVGIVISLHITGMYALAPLPGWLADRFGRVPVLMAGMVLLAVATALAALSAPHHVTRLTIALVLLGLGWSFGLVGGSALLTESVPADRRPAVQGLSDLLMNAGAALGGLAAGVVVTALSYGALATGAMLLVLPMMAALVLSGRGPDPRRPDGRE comes from the coding sequence ATGACGGTGGCGGACAAGACCGCGGAACGGGCCCGTTCCGGACGGCATCCACGGCAGCGCCGCGTCCTGGGCGTGCTCACGGCCTCGCAGGTCCTCGGCGGCATCGGCGCGGGCACCGGCATCACGATCAGCACGCTGGCCGCGGCGACGCTGTCGGGGTCGGAGGCCGTCGGCGGGCTCGCGCAGACCAGCGCGGTCGCGGGCGCCGGGGTGCTCGCCGTCCCGATGGCGCGCATGGCCGACCGGCACGGCCGGCGCGCCGCCCTGTCGCTGGCCTACGGCTGCGCCGCCGTGGGCATGACGATCGCCGCGGTCGCCGCCGCGCTCGAGAATTGGCCGCTGCTGGCGATCGGGCTGTTCCTGGCCGGCGGCGGCAGCGCGGGCGGGCTGGCCGCGCGCTACGCGGCCACCGACCTGTCCGGTCCCCGCCACACCGCCCGCGACCTCTCGCTGGTCGTCTGGGCCACCACCATCGGCTCGATCGCGGGCCCCAACCTGGCCGACCCGGCCGACCGGATCGGGCAGGAGCTGGGCCTGGCCCCCTGGGCCGGGCCGTACGGCCTCGCGGCGATCACCTTCGGCCTGACGCTGGTCGCGATCTGGGCCCTGCTGCGGCCCGACCCGCTCCAGACGGCCCGGCTCCTCCAGAGACCCTCTGCCGGCGAGCCCCAGGAAGAGGCCCTCCCCGAACCGGCCGGTGCCGCCCCCGCCGCGCCCGTGGCGCCTGGACGCGGACGGCGGAAGGGGCGCGCACGCCGCGGTTCCGGCGGCTGGCACGTCCTGCGGACCGTCCCCCGCGCCCGCCTCGCGGTGGCCGGGATCGTCGTCAGCCACGTCGTCATGGTCTCGGTCATGGTCATGACCCCGGTCCATCTCAACCACGGCCACGCCGGCCTCTCGGTCGTCGGGATCGTCATCAGCCTGCACATCACCGGGATGTACGCGCTGGCCCCGCTGCCCGGATGGCTGGCCGACCGGTTCGGGCGCGTCCCCGTGCTCATGGCCGGGATGGTCCTGCTCGCGGTGGCGACGGCGCTGGCGGCCCTCTCCGCACCGCACCACGTGACCCGGTTGACGATCGCCCTGGTCCTGCTGGGGCTCGGCTGGTCGTTCGGGCTGGTGGGCGGGTCGGCGCTGCTGACCGAGTCGGTCCCGGCCGACCGGCGTCCCGCCGTCCAGGGCCTGTCGGACCTGCTGATGAACGCGGGCGCGGCACTCGGCGGCCTGGCCGCCGGGGTGGTCGTCACCGCCCTGTCGTACGGCGCGCTCGCAACCGGTGCGATGCTGCTGGTGTTGCCCATGATGGCGGCCCTCGTCCTGAGCGGGCGGGGACCGGACCCGCGACGGCCCGACGGACGAGAGTGA
- a CDS encoding methylated-DNA--[protein]-cysteine S-methyltransferase, which yields MNPSLAFGALDTVLGRLLVGATETGVAWLAFRDGPGARARAAERAGLPVVTDPDRLAPALAGLAAYFDGEPRDFTLPIDWRLTSPLQRQVLTKLYESVPYGQVVTYGELGERSAAGVPAQAIGQVMGGNPIPLIVPCHRVVAANGLGGYSGGSGVEVKRWLLTLEGALPATLDWDLATAP from the coding sequence ATGAACCCTTCCCTGGCCTTCGGCGCGCTCGACACCGTGCTCGGCCGGCTGCTGGTCGGCGCCACCGAGACCGGCGTCGCCTGGCTGGCCTTCCGCGACGGCCCCGGCGCCCGCGCCCGCGCGGCCGAGCGCGCGGGCCTGCCGGTGGTGACCGACCCCGACCGGCTGGCCCCCGCCCTGGCCGGGCTGGCCGCCTACTTCGACGGCGAGCCGCGCGACTTCACCCTGCCGATCGACTGGCGCCTGACCTCCCCGCTCCAGCGGCAGGTGCTCACCAAGCTGTACGAGTCCGTCCCGTACGGCCAGGTCGTGACCTACGGCGAGCTGGGCGAGCGCAGCGCCGCGGGCGTCCCGGCGCAGGCCATCGGGCAGGTGATGGGCGGCAACCCCATCCCGCTGATCGTCCCCTGCCACCGGGTCGTCGCCGCCAACGGCCTCGGCGGATACAGCGGCGGCTCCGGGGTCGAGGTGAAGCGCTGGCTCCTCACCCTGGAGGGCGCCCTTCCCGCGACCCTCGACTGGGACCTGGCCACCGCTCCCTGA
- a CDS encoding TetR/AcrR family transcriptional regulator, with product MPRISEPTVAEHRARRLRTLLDAARALVAEEGIEALSLAALARRAGLSRPGLYEYFRSKDDLVAAIVEAELPRWASLVRGSLEESGDLTGKVESYVRTQLEVMTDGRHAAAVALVDHVLAEPARARIRDGHAQLLSPLVTALAEGGVPEPLLRAELIQGIVDAAARLAQDRPAQAGAIVRAAVAQAVHGLAAPPAEDGAAGGRRGA from the coding sequence GTGCCGAGAATCAGCGAGCCCACGGTCGCCGAGCATCGCGCGCGCCGGCTGCGGACGCTGCTGGACGCGGCCCGCGCCCTGGTCGCCGAGGAGGGCATCGAGGCGCTGTCCCTGGCCGCGCTGGCGCGCCGGGCGGGGCTGTCCCGGCCCGGCCTGTACGAGTACTTCCGTTCCAAGGACGACCTGGTCGCCGCGATCGTGGAGGCGGAACTGCCGCGGTGGGCGTCGCTGGTACGGGGCTCCCTGGAGGAGTCCGGCGACCTCACCGGCAAGGTCGAGTCCTACGTCCGGACCCAGCTCGAGGTCATGACCGACGGCCGGCACGCGGCGGCCGTCGCCCTGGTCGACCACGTCCTGGCCGAACCGGCGCGGGCGCGCATCCGCGACGGGCACGCGCAGCTGCTCAGCCCGCTCGTCACCGCGCTCGCCGAGGGCGGGGTGCCCGAGCCCCTGCTGCGGGCCGAGCTGATCCAGGGGATCGTGGACGCCGCGGCCAGGCTGGCGCAGGACCGGCCCGCGCAGGCCGGGGCCATCGTCCGCGCGGCGGTCGCGCAGGCCGTCCACGGCCTGGCCGCCCCGCCCGCCGAGGACGGGGCCGCGGGCGGCCGGCGCGGAGCGTGA
- a CDS encoding oxidoreductase — protein MGWTAADIPDLRGRRAVVTGANSGIGYHTALELARHGASVVLACRSAERGQAAHDRMRAEVPDAEIELAALDLADLASVREFARRQAGRPLDVLVNNAGVMALPRRGTADGFEMQFGTNHLGHFALTGLLLPALRAADSPRVVTVTSGFAWAGRLRFDDLQGERRYQKWGAYAQSKLANLVFTKELGRRVPEVTSVAAHPGFAATNLQQAGPRMQGSKFMERGAGMLNAAVAQSAAAGALPTLYAATAAQVEQGACYGPRIVQWRGAPTKVPTHPQAGRAELGARLWEVSESLTGVRYEIPATG, from the coding sequence ATGGGCTGGACGGCGGCGGACATTCCGGATCTGCGGGGGCGGCGGGCGGTCGTCACCGGGGCCAACAGCGGGATCGGCTACCACACCGCGCTGGAGCTGGCCCGGCACGGGGCCTCGGTCGTGCTGGCCTGCCGCAGCGCCGAGCGCGGGCAGGCCGCCCACGACCGGATGAGGGCGGAGGTTCCGGACGCGGAGATCGAGCTGGCCGCGCTCGACCTGGCCGACCTGGCCTCGGTACGCGAGTTCGCGCGGCGCCAGGCCGGCCGCCCGCTGGACGTCCTGGTCAACAACGCCGGTGTGATGGCGCTGCCACGCCGCGGCACCGCCGACGGCTTCGAGATGCAGTTCGGCACCAACCATCTGGGGCATTTCGCCCTGACGGGCCTGCTGCTGCCCGCCCTGCGCGCGGCGGACTCGCCGCGCGTGGTCACCGTGACCAGCGGGTTCGCCTGGGCCGGGCGGCTGCGCTTCGACGACCTCCAGGGTGAACGGCGCTACCAGAAGTGGGGTGCCTACGCCCAGTCGAAGCTGGCGAACCTGGTGTTCACCAAGGAGCTGGGCCGTCGCGTCCCCGAGGTCACCAGCGTGGCCGCCCACCCCGGGTTCGCCGCCACCAACCTGCAGCAGGCGGGCCCGCGTATGCAGGGCAGCAAGTTCATGGAGCGCGGCGCGGGGATGCTCAACGCGGCCGTCGCGCAGTCCGCCGCCGCGGGCGCCCTGCCGACCCTGTACGCGGCCACCGCGGCCCAGGTCGAGCAGGGGGCCTGCTACGGCCCCCGCATCGTGCAGTGGAGGGGCGCCCCCACCAAGGTCCCGACCCACCCGCAGGCCGGGCGGGCCGAGCTCGGCGCCCGGCTGTGGGAGGTCTCCGAGTCGCTGACGGGCGTCCGCTACGAGATCCCGGCCACCGGCTGA
- a CDS encoding glutathione peroxidase, which translates to MSVYEVEIGGLRGGSADLAQYRGKAVLIVNVASKCGLTPQYSGLERLQERYAERGFTVLGVPCNQFMGQEPGTPEEIAEFCSTTYGVSFPLTEKIEVNGEGRHPLYAALTGTADAEGHTGDIRWNFEKFLIAPDGTVAARFSPQTEPEAAEVVAAIEKNLPGSSL; encoded by the coding sequence ATGTCTGTCTACGAGGTTGAGATCGGGGGTCTGCGGGGCGGTTCCGCAGACCTCGCGCAGTACCGGGGCAAGGCCGTACTGATCGTCAACGTGGCCTCCAAGTGCGGCCTGACTCCCCAGTACAGCGGACTGGAGCGGCTGCAGGAGCGGTACGCCGAGCGTGGCTTCACCGTCCTCGGCGTTCCCTGCAACCAGTTCATGGGGCAGGAACCGGGCACTCCCGAGGAGATCGCCGAGTTCTGCTCCACGACGTACGGCGTGTCCTTTCCGCTGACCGAGAAGATCGAGGTCAACGGGGAGGGACGGCACCCCCTCTACGCCGCGTTGACCGGCACCGCCGACGCCGAGGGGCACACCGGCGACATCCGGTGGAACTTCGAGAAGTTCCTCATCGCCCCCGATGGCACGGTGGCGGCCCGCTTCTCCCCGCAGACCGAGCCCGAGGCGGCCGAGGTCGTGGCGGCCATCGAGAAGAACCTGCCCGGCTCCTCACTTTGA
- a CDS encoding LCP family protein, with protein MTDAWPGREGRRMARDRASARAEYAERGPYDGDPYADPYGDPYSGDQYRGQGPHDDVPRRYRRRRWPRILAIFLVIVLVLAVGGYFYLDSRLKREAVLDQPGRLADTPGTNWLIVGSDSREGLTAADRKRLATGRAGVGRRTDSMMLLHYGAGGTSLISLPRDSYVPIPGRGMNKLNAAFAFGGPKLLVKTVEQATGVRIDHYAEIGFAGFVGVVDAVGGVDICVKERMRDPKAGLNLQPGCQTLNGSQALGFVRTRASARADLDRVERQRQFFGALMKKASGPGVLLNPVRSVPLALSSTSNFLVDEDDHLYDLVRMMWAMKGVSGGDGVTTSVPIGGAGSSPSAGSYITWDKRKASTMFDALKNDEKIPAGVIAK; from the coding sequence ATGACCGACGCCTGGCCAGGACGAGAGGGACGCCGGATGGCGCGCGACAGGGCCTCAGCGCGGGCGGAGTACGCTGAGCGCGGCCCGTACGACGGCGATCCCTACGCGGATCCCTACGGCGATCCCTACTCGGGGGACCAGTACCGGGGGCAGGGCCCTCACGACGACGTCCCGCGCCGGTACCGCAGGCGCCGCTGGCCGCGGATCCTGGCGATCTTCCTGGTGATCGTGCTGGTCCTGGCCGTCGGCGGCTACTTCTACCTCGACTCCCGGCTCAAGCGCGAGGCGGTCCTGGACCAGCCGGGCCGGCTGGCCGACACCCCCGGCACCAACTGGCTGATCGTCGGCTCCGACAGCCGCGAGGGGCTGACGGCCGCCGACCGCAAGCGGCTGGCCACCGGGCGGGCGGGCGTGGGCCGCCGGACCGACTCGATGATGCTGCTCCACTACGGCGCCGGCGGCACCTCGCTGATCAGCCTCCCGCGCGACTCCTACGTCCCCATCCCCGGCCGCGGCATGAACAAGCTCAACGCCGCCTTCGCCTTCGGCGGGCCCAAGCTCCTGGTCAAGACGGTCGAGCAGGCCACCGGCGTGCGGATCGACCATTACGCCGAGATCGGCTTCGCCGGGTTCGTGGGCGTGGTGGACGCGGTCGGCGGCGTCGACATCTGCGTCAAGGAGCGGATGCGCGACCCCAAGGCCGGCCTGAACCTCCAGCCGGGCTGCCAGACGCTCAACGGCTCCCAGGCGCTGGGCTTCGTGCGGACCCGCGCGTCCGCCCGCGCCGACCTCGACCGGGTCGAGCGGCAGCGGCAGTTCTTCGGCGCGCTGATGAAGAAGGCGTCCGGTCCCGGCGTGCTGCTCAACCCCGTCCGCAGCGTCCCGCTGGCGCTCAGCTCGACCAGCAACTTCCTGGTGGACGAGGACGACCACCTCTACGACCTGGTCCGGATGATGTGGGCGATGAAGGGCGTCAGCGGCGGTGACGGCGTCACCACCTCGGTCCCGATCGGCGGCGCCGGCTCGTCCCCGTCGGCAGGCTCGTACATCACCTGGGACAAGCGGAAGGCGTCCACGATGTTCGACGCCCTGAAGAACGACGAGAAGATCCCCGCCGGCGTCATCGCCAAGTGA